From the genome of Elusimicrobiota bacterium, one region includes:
- the galT gene encoding galactose-1-phosphate uridylyltransferase — MVDNENKPVNSGIYELRWNPFLGWWVMYASSRQKRPLLPKDYCPFCPGSGKVPQKYDVMMYNNDFPILRLDPPKVKDIKNAGLAKIVKTARSYGKCEVILYSSEHQSHIGSFTDDKMFSLMNLWKNRYQELGNEKKVKYVYIFENRGEVVGVTIPHPHGQVYAYPFIPKKVELELRESKRYHQKNKSCIHCDLVKAETEIQDRVVMQSKYFTVFIPYFAEYPYQVWIVPGRHFQNILQMSSAETDDLAITFRTVVKMYDALFNMPFPYMMCLHQEPVDGKNYTHYHFHIEFYPPLRSQVTQKFNAGSETGAWVHGNPSSPEEKAEELRQVLKKVEGK; from the coding sequence ATGGTTGATAACGAAAACAAGCCAGTGAACAGTGGTATATACGAACTACGCTGGAATCCTTTTCTCGGGTGGTGGGTGATGTATGCGTCTTCACGGCAAAAACGGCCGCTCTTACCTAAAGATTACTGCCCGTTCTGTCCTGGTTCAGGGAAAGTGCCGCAAAAGTATGATGTTATGATGTATAACAACGATTTCCCGATCTTGCGGTTGGATCCTCCAAAGGTTAAGGATATAAAAAACGCTGGGCTTGCAAAAATAGTTAAAACTGCAAGGTCGTACGGTAAGTGCGAAGTAATACTTTACTCTTCTGAACATCAATCGCATATCGGGTCGTTTACTGACGATAAAATGTTTAGCCTGATGAACTTATGGAAGAACAGGTATCAGGAATTAGGGAATGAAAAAAAGGTTAAGTACGTGTATATCTTCGAAAACCGCGGGGAGGTTGTGGGGGTGACAATCCCTCATCCTCATGGGCAGGTGTATGCGTACCCGTTTATCCCGAAAAAAGTTGAGTTAGAACTTCGTGAATCAAAAAGGTACCACCAAAAAAATAAGAGTTGTATTCATTGCGATTTAGTTAAAGCTGAAACTGAAATCCAGGACCGTGTGGTTATGCAAAGTAAGTATTTCACGGTATTTATTCCTTACTTTGCGGAGTATCCTTACCAGGTATGGATCGTGCCAGGGAGGCATTTCCAGAATATTTTACAGATGTCATCTGCAGAAACTGATGACCTGGCAATAACGTTCCGTACCGTAGTAAAAATGTATGACGCGTTATTTAATATGCCGTTCCCATATATGATGTGTTTGCATCAGGAACCGGTTGACGGTAAAAACTACACGCATTATCATTTTCATATAGAATTTTATCCGCCGTTACGAAGTCAGGTAACCCAGAAGTTTAATGCCGGGTCAGAAACCGGTGCGTGGGTGCATGGTAACCCGTCTTCCCCTGAAGAAAAGGCGGAAGAATTACGGCAGGTATTAAAGAAGGTAGAGGGTAAGTAA